One segment of uncultured Desulfovibrio sp. DNA contains the following:
- a CDS encoding protein-L-isoaspartate(D-aspartate) O-methyltransferase, producing MVREQLEARGISDPAVLGAMFAVPRHLFVQEALRSQAYEDTPLPIGYGQTISQPYIVALMTQLLEVQRGMRVLEVGTGSGYQAAVLATIGCTVFTVERMRELYQITSGLLRQLGLRGIHMQRRDGTLGMPEAAPFDRIIVTAGGPEVPRPLVDQLDEGGIMLIPVGSKPRTQRLVRVRKEQGRVSSEDLGPVVFVDLVGDHGW from the coding sequence ATGGTGCGCGAGCAGCTTGAAGCGCGCGGAATCAGCGATCCGGCGGTGCTGGGGGCCATGTTTGCTGTGCCGCGCCATCTTTTTGTGCAGGAAGCGCTGCGCTCCCAGGCCTACGAAGACACTCCCTTGCCCATTGGCTACGGGCAGACCATTTCTCAGCCCTATATTGTTGCCTTGATGACCCAGCTGCTTGAAGTGCAGCGGGGGATGCGCGTGCTTGAGGTTGGCACCGGCTCCGGCTATCAGGCCGCAGTGCTTGCCACCATTGGCTGCACGGTCTTTACCGTTGAGCGCATGCGCGAGCTGTATCAAATTACTTCAGGGCTCTTGCGGCAACTGGGACTTAGGGGTATCCACATGCAGCGGCGTGACGGCACGCTTGGCATGCCTGAAGCCGCGCCATTTGACCGTATCATCGTTACTGCCGGCGGGCCGGAAGTGCCGCGTCCTCTTGTTGATCAGCTTGACGAGGGCGGCATCATGCTTATCCCAGTAGGGTCAAAGCCCCGTACGCAGCGCCTTGTGCGCGTGCGCAAAGAGCAGGGGCGCGTTAGCTCCGAAGACCTGGGGCCGGTAGTTTTTGTAGATCTGGTGGGCGATCACGGCTGGTAG
- a CDS encoding M23 family metallopeptidase yields MRKRSLFSSVLGIIVVAILVLGGYTFFKDLEGPTVDITPNTGRVSAASVLKVRMKDPSGIRSITVGVRKNNVLNVIYSKHFDQYIPEREVDVPMKDANLREGAFELEIRATDGSLAGFGQGNTRTVQLPMRFDTQPPRISVKTLPPNVRRGGTAVVRYTVDKEVSNSGVLVAGYFVPGYMQKDGSYICFFPFPYTMTARDYKNSVEITATDLAGNVTKSHLTVMSFERTFKSDSIEVTDNFLMAVESKLRDLAPDATNPLECYLYINNQVRAANVQTLREIGRDTAAAMLWSGVFERLPRSAPRAGFGDHRFFNYQGKPVGESYHLGFDLASVRNAEVPAANSGRVVFCGNLGIYGNLIVIDHGLGLMSIYSHLNDQLVKVSDVVQRGQIIGHTGSTGLAFGDHLHFGILVGGVEVTPLEWLDPKWIKDNVTGRIDASMTQQ; encoded by the coding sequence ATGCGTAAAAGAAGTTTGTTTTCATCGGTACTAGGTATTATAGTGGTCGCCATTCTGGTTTTAGGCGGCTATACTTTTTTTAAAGATCTTGAAGGCCCTACTGTTGATATTACACCAAATACAGGCAGGGTTTCAGCCGCAAGCGTCCTCAAGGTCCGTATGAAGGATCCGTCAGGCATCCGCTCCATTACAGTTGGCGTGCGAAAGAACAACGTCCTCAATGTCATCTACAGCAAGCACTTTGACCAGTATATTCCTGAACGCGAAGTGGATGTCCCCATGAAGGATGCCAACCTGCGTGAAGGTGCTTTTGAGCTTGAAATCCGCGCCACGGACGGGTCACTTGCCGGTTTTGGTCAGGGCAATACGCGCACCGTCCAGTTGCCTATGCGCTTTGATACGCAGCCGCCGCGCATTTCCGTCAAAACTCTGCCCCCCAACGTGCGCAGGGGCGGCACCGCCGTGGTGCGTTATACTGTTGATAAAGAAGTGAGCAATAGTGGCGTGCTTGTTGCTGGCTACTTTGTGCCCGGCTACATGCAAAAAGACGGCAGCTATATCTGCTTTTTCCCTTTCCCGTACACAATGACCGCCAGAGACTACAAGAACAGCGTTGAGATCACGGCCACAGACCTTGCGGGCAACGTCACCAAAAGCCACCTCACGGTCATGTCCTTTGAAAGAACGTTCAAGAGCGACAGCATTGAAGTGACGGACAACTTTCTGATGGCGGTTGAGAGCAAGCTGCGCGACTTGGCCCCCGATGCCACAAACCCGCTGGAGTGCTACCTGTATATCAACAATCAGGTGCGCGCCGCCAATGTGCAGACCCTGCGCGAAATTGGACGGGACACTGCCGCGGCCATGCTGTGGAGCGGCGTTTTTGAGCGTTTGCCGCGCTCTGCCCCGCGTGCCGGATTTGGCGACCACCGTTTCTTCAACTATCAGGGCAAGCCCGTGGGCGAATCCTATCACCTGGGATTTGACCTTGCTTCGGTGCGCAATGCCGAGGTACCCGCCGCCAACAGCGGCCGCGTGGTCTTCTGCGGCAATCTTGGCATCTACGGCAACCTCATTGTCATTGACCACGGCCTGGGCCTCATGTCCATTTACTCCCACCTCAACGATCAGCTGGTTAAAGTGAGCGATGTGGTGCAGCGAGGCCAGATCATTGGCCATACAGGCAGCACAGGCCTTGCCTTTGGCGATCACCTGCAC